The genomic interval GCATCACCCGCGCTAAACAAAGCTACCGATGACCTCAGCCAGGTTCATATTACCGATGTTCAGCCTCACCGTGCTCACGATATTGCTGATATTACCAATGCCGCAATTTCTTTGCTCAGCGCTGTACTTATTACGCTGCTATCGCTATACCTTCATGGCGTTACTCGCGGTGTAGAAGCAGATGCGCATACGGTAGGACTTGCTCTTGATGATTGGCTCTTTGCTGTACCTTTAGCTTTTGTACAACAAGCTACGATGACCATTATTATTATCAGTGTTGTAGTGCAGCTCTTGTCTCAGCGCGAATGGGGTCAAACGGTTATAGCGCTTGCTGGTTTTCTTGGCGGTATTGCAGGAGCTATTGGCATATCGCAACTGATAATGACCATTCATTATGTACCACTCATAGATGCTCTGTCCTCCACGAGTACGATTCAATTTCTTTTGCCTGAATTATTCAGCGGTTTAGTGGCATTCCTCACCTGTGCTGGGCCGCATCGTTTGCGTTCCACTCTCACGTGGAGTTGGAATGCGCTGATTATTGTGTCGGCTTTGCTCGTCATGTTATCGGTGAACTCTTTTGTGGGTATGATGGTCTCGCTCTTAGTTGGCCGTTGTATTGGTTTGCTGATCCGCTACGCCGTGGGTTCTCCGAATATTGGAGTCTGGGGTCAAGGTATTGCACACGCTGCACAATTAGTCGGATTAGAGCCTGCCAGTATTGTGTATGCTGGCGATGCAACAGCGCGTTCTGGACACTACAGTGTAGATGACGATGTGACCTCTAATTCACGCCGTTATGCTCTGACCACGCGCGATGGCGCACACTACACCGTATCTGTTACCGACGCTCAAAATCACAGTAAAAGCTATTTACGTCAACTCTGGCAAAGCGTGCAATTATCACATTTATCTTTGCGGCGTGATCGCTCTGTCAGCGATATAACTCATCACCATATGCTCATGCTTCTTGCCGTGCGCAACAGTGGTTTAGATGCTGTTCAACCATATGCTTTATCGCAAGAAAAAGATTCTGCACTCCTTTTCTTGCAAACCAATACAAGCATTACTGCTCTGGATTCCTATGCGCTCAGCGATGCAGATATAGTTGACGTTTTGCGTTTCATAGATACTGCTCACCATCACGGCATTACGCATCGCCAGATTTCTGAGCACTCTTTAGCCCGTAATCATGAGGGCCATCTTATTCTTTGCGGCTGGGAAAATGGCGATATTACGAGCACCCCTGCCCATATTGCTGCTGACCGTGTGCAAATTTTAACGGTCTTGTCAGCCCTAGTAGGTGTGAACAGGGTGATCGATGCAGCTCGCCACGTGTGGTCTGATGAAACTTTACAGGGTATTACGCCTTTTGTACAAAATGTGCTGGTTCCTTCATCCGTGCGGGACTTAGACTCATGGAATCGCGGTTTAATCAAGGATTTGCGCTCTGCGCTGTCTGCTCTTGGTTCCAACGACGATAGCGATGATGTGGAACTTGTTCCTCTTTCACGCTTTAATATACGAACCTTTATTACGGCTGTGCTCGTTGTTATTGCACTGTTTGTTATTCTCACTCAGCTCAATATGCGCAATGTTATTGATAGTGTTCGCCATGCTAGCCCTACTTTCGCAGCTTTGAGTTTTATTGCTGGATGTGCATCGTGGATTGGATCAGCTATTTCGCTGTCGACATATATGGATCGCGATAAGCGTCATTTTATAGATGTTTTCATTTCACAAGTAGCCCAAAGTTTCGCCGCAGTGAGTATGCCTGCTGGTATTGGTTCGGCTTTTGTGAACTTGCGGTTCTTACGTAAAACAGGTCACAAAAATAATTCTGCTACGGCGGTTATGACTGCTGTGGTCGCAGTGCAATTCACCACTGTTTTCTTTGTGATGGTTACTTTGGGTTTATTTACTGGCAATAATGGTATTACCCGTTTCGTTCCAACAGGAACTTTAGCTATTGTCTTAGGCGTTTTAGGATTGATTATTGCGCTGAGTATGCTTATTAGTCCTGCACGTAAACTCATTATGACGAAGATTGTGCCGCCATTGAAGAATTTTGCTCGACAGCTTCTCTTCTTACTCACTCAACCTCACAAGCTTGCTCTTGCTGCAGCAGGTGCTATTATACAAAATCTTCTCCTAGGATTAAGTTTCTGGGCGGCGTTACGAGCTTTTAATATTTCAGCCAATTTTATTGATACAACTTTTATTTTCCTTGTGGCGAATACGATTGGTTCAGCAGCTCCAACTCCTGGAGGTTTGGGTGGTGTGGAAACATCCCTGACGGTTGCCTTTTCCGGCGTGGGTATTCCATCTGCCACAGCTTTATCTGCTGTTCTTCTCTTCCGTGTGATGACGTATTGGATTCGTATTCCTCTGGGAGCCGCAGCAATGAGTTATATGAATAAACATAATTTGATTTAAAATCCGTGGACTTCATACGCATAAAATCAAGGGATATAAGACTGAATAAGTCTAGAATATGAGCCTAAATACTCACAAATAAATTACAAAAGTGTAGTTTTGTCTGAAAATACTGTGTTTTTTCGATATTTTTGGCTATTTTTCGCGGATTTGTACCAAAAATCAGGTATTATCGAGAGTGTGAAAAAACGGGCTTAGTACTAAGCCCCTGACAAGAAGGATGTTACATTATGGCATACAACAAGTCTGACCTCGTAGCAAAGATTGCACAGAAGACCAACCTGACCAAGGTACAGGCAGAAGCTGCTGTGAACGCATTCCAGGAAGTTCTTGCTGAGTCTTTGCAGTCTGGTGAAGGTCTTCGCCTCACTGGTGTTTTGTCTGCAACTCGCGTAACTCGCGCAGCTCGCACTGGTCGTAACCCACGCACTGGTGAAACCATCGAAATCCCAGCAGGTTACGGTGTAAAGCTTTCTGCAGGTTCCTTGTTGAAGAAGGCTGCACAGGAGAACTAAGAAAAGTTCTTCTCACTTATATAAAAAGCTCCCCTTCAAGGGAGCTTTTTCATTATCAAGACAAACTCATCAGCAGTTATATTAAAGGCAATATCGGATTGTCATCTCGGCCCTGCTGTATAGCTGCCATCACAGCAGCAAACTGTTCATCAGCATGAGTGGAAAAAGGATCTAAAATATAAGCGCTGAGTGTATGACTTTCTCGAGAAGGTGTAATACTCACCGATGTCCAATCAGCACTCCAACGCATAGATGTGGACCGTGCCGCACGAATAAATCGCGAGCGCAAGGCTGCGCGCGTATCACCAGGAGCGCTCGTCAGCGCGTCATGAATCTGTTGTGCGCTAAACAAACTGTTCATCTTGCCGTGCATACGCAAAGCTGCAAAAACACGATCTTGCGCAATATCATGGTAAGCAAAATCAATCTGCTGCACTCGCGCATTATCGGCGCCTCGCTCACGAAGAGCTTCAATCAGCTCATATTTCGCAATCCAATCAACCCATGACGCAAGATGCTGAAAAGACTTGTGTTCTAATGAATTAAGAGTGTCCTCCCACAATTCAAGACAAGCATATGCATCATCACGCATATCTTGACTCAGATCGTTGTTGTGGTTGCGCATAAAACACTGAGCAGCTTGGCAGTATTCTCGTTGAATATCAATGGCGGTGAGAGCTCTACCATCTTTGAGTGGTACGCGATAGCTAAAGTTCGTATCTCGCGATATGGCTTTCATCTGTGCGCCAGGAGTACTCATAGCTAAAGCTTCTAAACCATAATCCTCACCACGTGTTGAGGCTTCAATCATGCACAGAACAAGATGGGCTGTCATGAGCTTCATCCAATTGGCACGCTCAGAACGATTCGAGTCCCCCACAATAACGTGTAAACGCCGATACATACGGGAATCAGCATGAGGTTCATCGCGCGTATTGATCATTGGACGTGAACGCGTAGTGGCAGACGAAATCGTGTCATCCAGAAAATCACTGCGCTGCGAAATCAGAAAATCTGAACCTCGCACAGCTCCAGCACCAGCAAAAATAAGACGGGTAGTTAAAAAGGGAATAAAGCAATGCTCTAACAACTCTAAACTCACGCTGCGGCGTACGAGATAATTCTCATGGCAGCCAAAAGAATGCCCTTGGGAATCCGTGTTGTTTTTATATACGTGCACCTTGAGCTGCGTATGCCCTGTACGTTCACGCAACTGCGATTGCGCATGGTGAGCTAAGCTCGCCATGAGTTTTTCACCTGCAGCATCTAAGAGCACTGCATCACGTACTGTGCGCGCTTCGGCAGTGGCATATTCTGGATGTGCACCCACATCTAAATACAAGCGCGAACCATTATCTGTATACGTATTCGTAGAGCGCGATTGTGTGACGACCGGTTCAAACATAACAGCAGCAGCATGAGCGGCGTCTACGGTATGCTCATCACCAGTCACGCTAACACCATATTCGGTTTCAATACCGAAAATTCTTTCAAACGAAGTATCAGCACTACGCTCAGCAGCCGAGAAATCATAGGATTGGCTGCTATCTCGAAGCTGTGGCACTACTGTCCACCTTTTTGCACGAAGCTGCTCACATATTCTTCAGCATTTTCTTCTAATGTTGATTCAATATCATCCAGCACCGCATCTAGGTCAAATGCTGCTTCTTGCATATAAGCATCACTGTGGATCTGCTGTTCCTCATCAGACAAGGATTCACGCATACTGTCCGATTGAATTACATGAAATGATTGCTGTGTGTTTTTATTCAGCTCAGGCATACTACCCTATTCGTTGTGTTCTGCAGAGTCTAAATACTGACTCAATTCATTAATAATTAAACCATTGGAAGCGACCACATCATTGCTGCGATACCAGCTGATTGGGGAATCATCCCACTGACGCAATCGTCCTTGTGCTTCCCACACTACAACGGCTGCAGCAGATACTGCTGGAATATCCCACGAATGCAAAGATGGTTCAAAATATGCGTCATACGTACCATCAGCTACTTTGCATAAATCTAAGGATGCTGGTCCCATACGCTTAATATCTGACGGCAAACCAGCTAAAGCTGAAACGGTGTTGAGTGCTCGCTTTGACTCACGCGAGAAGTATGACATACCAAAGCAGACAACTGAATTCTTCAAGTTGGCTGTGGTGGTTGGCATAATCGCTTCACGCTTATCTCCCAAGGTAGAGCGACGAATACGAATTGCCCCATGTCCCTTGGCAGCCACATACGTTACATTAAGTGCTGGAGCATGAACTACACCTACTACTGGTGTTGCATCACCATTCTCGTCAATGCAGAAAACGGAAACAGTAACAGTCCATTCTGGCATATTGCGCATATAGTTAATTGCGCCGTCAATACGGCCAATACACCAGTAGTATTCTCCTGGCTTGCGCTCAGAACCCACTTCTTCCCAGAACCCATCGAGAGGGTTAATATCCATAAGTTTTTCGCGCAAATAGCGCACAACAGTATCGTCAATATCTGACGTGTATTTTTCGCGATCTGATTCTTCGCTAGTCTGAGAAGCTGTTTTCAACAGATGAGGTGTGAGCTGATCTTGTGCCGCATGACGTCCAGCATCTTGAGCTACCTTTGCTACTTGCATAGCAAGCTGCTGCAAGTCCATAATTCCTCCACTGAAAATCGTGACTGTGCCTACTCTTTGAGGCGCGATACTACTTCTTCTATATTAAGTTGAGCCGTAAACGTGTCTGCACTGTGTTGTCTGGCGTGTTCACAAGGATTCGTCAAATCAATAAGTATGTGTTGACCGTCAACATCAAGCACAGCAATATCCCAAGAAATTGATTTTACATGATGCGCATAGGTGCGTAATAATTGCCCGCGCGTGTAGGCGCGCGTGGATTCGGGCGGATTGATGGCTGCGTGTGCACATTCTTTATCAGTAATAAGGTGCTGCGCTTTAGACTGCACTTTTAACCACACAGAGCTGTTATCTAATCGCGCCCACGAAATATCAATGGCTTGAACAAGAGGGCTA from Alloscardovia omnicolens carries:
- a CDS encoding lysylphosphatidylglycerol synthase transmembrane domain-containing protein gives rise to the protein MTATDDTVHENVHNTDIGYAQASPALNKATDDLSQVHITDVQPHRAHDIADITNAAISLLSAVLITLLSLYLHGVTRGVEADAHTVGLALDDWLFAVPLAFVQQATMTIIIISVVVQLLSQREWGQTVIALAGFLGGIAGAIGISQLIMTIHYVPLIDALSSTSTIQFLLPELFSGLVAFLTCAGPHRLRSTLTWSWNALIIVSALLVMLSVNSFVGMMVSLLVGRCIGLLIRYAVGSPNIGVWGQGIAHAAQLVGLEPASIVYAGDATARSGHYSVDDDVTSNSRRYALTTRDGAHYTVSVTDAQNHSKSYLRQLWQSVQLSHLSLRRDRSVSDITHHHMLMLLAVRNSGLDAVQPYALSQEKDSALLFLQTNTSITALDSYALSDADIVDVLRFIDTAHHHGITHRQISEHSLARNHEGHLILCGWENGDITSTPAHIAADRVQILTVLSALVGVNRVIDAARHVWSDETLQGITPFVQNVLVPSSVRDLDSWNRGLIKDLRSALSALGSNDDSDDVELVPLSRFNIRTFITAVLVVIALFVILTQLNMRNVIDSVRHASPTFAALSFIAGCASWIGSAISLSTYMDRDKRHFIDVFISQVAQSFAAVSMPAGIGSAFVNLRFLRKTGHKNNSATAVMTAVVAVQFTTVFFVMVTLGLFTGNNGITRFVPTGTLAIVLGVLGLIIALSMLISPARKLIMTKIVPPLKNFARQLLFLLTQPHKLALAAAGAIIQNLLLGLSFWAALRAFNISANFIDTTFIFLVANTIGSAAPTPGGLGGVETSLTVAFSGVGIPSATALSAVLLFRVMTYWIRIPLGAAAMSYMNKHNLI
- a CDS encoding HU family DNA-binding protein encodes the protein MAYNKSDLVAKIAQKTNLTKVQAEAAVNAFQEVLAESLQSGEGLRLTGVLSATRVTRAARTGRNPRTGETIEIPAGYGVKLSAGSLLKKAAQEN
- a CDS encoding proteasome accessory factor PafA2 family protein, translating into MPQLRDSSQSYDFSAAERSADTSFERIFGIETEYGVSVTGDEHTVDAAHAAAVMFEPVVTQSRSTNTYTDNGSRLYLDVGAHPEYATAEARTVRDAVLLDAAGEKLMASLAHHAQSQLRERTGHTQLKVHVYKNNTDSQGHSFGCHENYLVRRSVSLELLEHCFIPFLTTRLIFAGAGAVRGSDFLISQRSDFLDDTISSATTRSRPMINTRDEPHADSRMYRRLHVIVGDSNRSERANWMKLMTAHLVLCMIEASTRGEDYGLEALAMSTPGAQMKAISRDTNFSYRVPLKDGRALTAIDIQREYCQAAQCFMRNHNNDLSQDMRDDAYACLELWEDTLNSLEHKSFQHLASWVDWIAKYELIEALRERGADNARVQQIDFAYHDIAQDRVFAALRMHGKMNSLFSAQQIHDALTSAPGDTRAALRSRFIRAARSTSMRWSADWTSVSITPSRESHTLSAYILDPFSTHADEQFAAVMAAIQQGRDDNPILPLI
- a CDS encoding ubiquitin-like protein Pup, with the protein product MRESLSDEEQQIHSDAYMQEAAFDLDAVLDDIESTLEENAEEYVSSFVQKGGQ
- a CDS encoding inositol monophosphatase family protein, producing MDLQQLAMQVAKVAQDAGRHAAQDQLTPHLLKTASQTSEESDREKYTSDIDDTVVRYLREKLMDINPLDGFWEEVGSERKPGEYYWCIGRIDGAINYMRNMPEWTVTVSVFCIDENGDATPVVGVVHAPALNVTYVAAKGHGAIRIRRSTLGDKREAIMPTTTANLKNSVVCFGMSYFSRESKRALNTVSALAGLPSDIKRMGPASLDLCKVADGTYDAYFEPSLHSWDIPAVSAAAVVVWEAQGRLRQWDDSPISWYRSNDVVASNGLIINELSQYLDSAEHNE